A window of the Diorhabda carinulata isolate Delta chromosome 1, icDioCari1.1, whole genome shotgun sequence genome harbors these coding sequences:
- the LOC130891259 gene encoding threonine aspartase 1: MVGIIAVHCGAGTHNSDLFKEYKRLTNKACLKAIQVLDNGGTSLEAVREAVMILENDPLTNSGFGSNLTLDGIVENDASVMDGKTLSFGGCGSIKRVKNPVALAYDLCIKQTIDLPLGLIPPSLLVGDGGLAYAKKIGLQIVNHEDLVSRKARRQFTRYKNMLDRVVQQRQLDTVGAVCVDEYGEVAAACSSGGILLKRPGRVGQAALYASGTWADSSEKTKQHSVAVCTTGCGEHLVQTLLAKEIADDLKSSTYLTECLHQTMNDKFLRSKHLQNVRIKLAGALVLHKDKTTGDVVLLWGHSTHSMFVGYMGTEDEESKALLSVLPENIQEGAAVNVGGSYYQNRYR; encoded by the exons atggtTGGAATTATAGCCGTACATTGCG GAGCTGGTACTCATAATTCAGATCTTTTTAAAGAATACAAAAGATTAACCAATAAAGCTTGTTTAAAAGCAATACAAGTGCTGGACAATGGTGGAACTTCTTTAGAAGCTGTAAGAGAAGCAGTTATGA TTTTAGAAAATGATCCTTTAACAAATTCTGGCTTTGGTTCTAATTTAACATTAGATGGTATAGTGGAAAACGATGCGTCAGTAATGGATGGTAAAACTCTCAGCTTTGGAGGCTGTGGCTCAATCAAAAGAGTGAAAAACCCCGTGGCTTTAGCATATGATTTATGCATTAAACAAACAATAGATTTACCTTTGGGCCTTATACCACCTTCTTTGCTTGTAGGTGACGGAGGATTAGCATATGCAAAAAAAATCGGCTTGCAAATTGTTAATCATGAAGATTTGGTAAGTAGAAAAGCTAGAAGACAATTCActagatataaaaatatgttagaTCGGGTAGTACAACAGAGACAATTAGATACAGTAGGAGCTGTATGTGTTGATGAATATGGAGAAGTAGCAGCTGCTTGTAGTTCag GTGGTATACTTTTAAAGCGTCCTGGTAGAGTAGGGCAAGCTGCTTTGTATGCTAGTGGTACTTGGGCGGACAGTTCTGAAAAAACCAAACAACATTCAGTAGCTGTTTGTACTACAGGTTGTGGTGAACACTTAGTACAAACACTTCTTGCCAAGGAAATTGCTGATGATTTAAAAAGTAGTACATATCTAACAGAGTGTCTTCATCAGACTatgaatgataaatttttacGATCAAAGCATTTGCAAAATGTGCGGATTAAGTTAGCTGGAGCACTGGTTTTGCATAAAGATAAAACTACAGGTGATGTAGTATTGCTTTGGGGACATAGCACCCATTCTATGTTTGTTGGATATATGGGAACAGAAGATGAAGAGTCAAAG GCTTTATTGTCTGTTCTTCCAGAAAACATTCAAGAAGGTGCAGCTGTGAATGTAGGTGGGTCATATTACCAAAACCGATATCGATAA
- the LOC130891248 gene encoding guanine nucleotide-binding protein subunit beta-2 isoform X2: protein MPPKNDPEILALRKELEELYKKLQEDQKKVEDTSLEKACESVGAAPKVKLTTKKLMKGHLNKVNSIHYSGDSRHCVTGSLDGKLIIWDTYTGNKMQIIPLRSAWVMSVAFAPSGNYVACGGMDNMCTVYDLNNRDSNGVAKMVRELAGYDGFLSSCRFLDDKSIITGSGDMKICKWDLETGKKISDFIAHNGDVVSISLSPDGKTFVTGSVDKTCRLWDIREDKPKQTFFGHQSDVNSVCYHPSGHCFATGSEDKSARMFDIRSDQQIALYKPPTENSGFTSCGLSLSGRILLCGSDDNNIHLWDTLKNQHNGTLSGHENRVTSISVADNGIAVASCSWDQTVRVWG, encoded by the exons atgcctCCTAAGAACGATCCAGAGATATTAGCTTTGAGAAAGGAGTTGGAGgaactttataaaaaattacag gAAGATCAAAAGAAAGTCGAAGATACTTCATTGGAGAAAGCATGCGAGAGCGTAGGTGCGGCCCCCAAAGTAAAGCTCACCaccaaaaaattaatgaagggTCATTTGAATAAAGTTAATTCTATCCATTACAGTGGAGATAGTCGTCATTGCGTTACTGGTTCTCTAGATGGAAAGCTCATCATTTGGGATACTTATACTGGAAATAAGATGCAGATTATACCGCTAAGATCAGCTTGGGTGATGAGCGTTGCTTTTGCACCATCTGGAAATTACGTGG cttGTGGTGGAATGGACAATATGTGTACTGTATATGATTTGAACAATAGAGACTCGAATGGTGTTGCAAAAATGGTAAGGGAATTAGCGGGGTACGATGGTTTCCTTAGCTCTTGTCGTTTTTTAGATGACAAATCTATTATTACTGGTTCTGGAGACATGAAAAT ATGTAAGTGGGATTTGGAAACTGGTAAAAAAATATCCGATTTCATTGCTCACAATGGCGACGTAGTCTCTATTAGTTTGTCACCTGACGGCAAGACTTTCGTAACAGGAAGCGTGGATAAAACTTGCAGATTATGGGATATCCGAGAAGATAAACCCAAACAAACTTTCTTCGGACACCAATCCGATGTAAATTCAGTATGC TACCATCCAAGCGGACATTGTTTCGCAACTGGTTCGGAAGATAAGTCAGCCAGGATGTTTGATATAAGAAGCGACCAGCAGATAGCCCTTTATAAACCACCCACAGAGAACAGTGGATTCACTTCATGCGGTTTATCACTAAGTGGAAGAATTCTTCTTTGTGGCTCTGACGATAATAATATACACCTGTGGGATACCTTGAAGAATCAGCATAACG GTACTCTTTCTGGGCATGAAAATAGAGTTACATCGATATCGGTTGCAGATAATGGAATAGCTGTTGCTTCTTGTAGTTGGGACCAAACCGTTCGAGTTTGGGGttaa
- the LOC130891248 gene encoding guanine nucleotide-binding protein subunit beta-2 isoform X1, which translates to MPPKNDPEILALRKELEELYKKLQEDQKKVEDTSLEKACESVGAAPKVKLTTKKLMKGHLNKVNSIHYSGDSRHCVTGSLDGKLIIWDTYTGNKMQIIPLRSAWVMSVAFAPSGNYVACGGMDNMCTVYDLNNRDSNGVAKMVRELAGYDGFLSSCRFLDDKSIITGSGDMKICKWDLETGKKISDFIAHNGDVVSISLSPDGKTFVTGSVDKTCRLWDIREDKPKQTFFGHQSDVNSVCYHPSGHCFATGSEDKSARMFDIRSDQQIALYKPPTENSGFTSCGLSLSGRILLCGSDDNNIHLWDTLKNQHNGNNIIINIIKPYHNLLVMQHQKNLILRWINISFRFLLIFQSFSSFSR; encoded by the exons atgcctCCTAAGAACGATCCAGAGATATTAGCTTTGAGAAAGGAGTTGGAGgaactttataaaaaattacag gAAGATCAAAAGAAAGTCGAAGATACTTCATTGGAGAAAGCATGCGAGAGCGTAGGTGCGGCCCCCAAAGTAAAGCTCACCaccaaaaaattaatgaagggTCATTTGAATAAAGTTAATTCTATCCATTACAGTGGAGATAGTCGTCATTGCGTTACTGGTTCTCTAGATGGAAAGCTCATCATTTGGGATACTTATACTGGAAATAAGATGCAGATTATACCGCTAAGATCAGCTTGGGTGATGAGCGTTGCTTTTGCACCATCTGGAAATTACGTGG cttGTGGTGGAATGGACAATATGTGTACTGTATATGATTTGAACAATAGAGACTCGAATGGTGTTGCAAAAATGGTAAGGGAATTAGCGGGGTACGATGGTTTCCTTAGCTCTTGTCGTTTTTTAGATGACAAATCTATTATTACTGGTTCTGGAGACATGAAAAT ATGTAAGTGGGATTTGGAAACTGGTAAAAAAATATCCGATTTCATTGCTCACAATGGCGACGTAGTCTCTATTAGTTTGTCACCTGACGGCAAGACTTTCGTAACAGGAAGCGTGGATAAAACTTGCAGATTATGGGATATCCGAGAAGATAAACCCAAACAAACTTTCTTCGGACACCAATCCGATGTAAATTCAGTATGC TACCATCCAAGCGGACATTGTTTCGCAACTGGTTCGGAAGATAAGTCAGCCAGGATGTTTGATATAAGAAGCGACCAGCAGATAGCCCTTTATAAACCACCCACAGAGAACAGTGGATTCACTTCATGCGGTTTATCACTAAGTGGAAGAATTCTTCTTTGTGGCTCTGACGATAATAATATACACCTGTGGGATACCTTGAAGAATCAGCATAACGGtaataatatcataataaaCATCATAAAGCCCTATCATAATCTATTGGTTATGCAGCATCAGAAAAACCTCATTTTAAGATGGATCAATATTTCATTtcgatttttgttaattttccaatcattttcttctttttcgcgCTAA
- the LOC130891278 gene encoding immunoglobulin domain-containing protein oig-4 translates to MYIEKSVVILILIAIFGIIEARRSRGRSRTKSKFQIGLPITGKYRDPESDQYYNNNNGAKITLASHFDYEYVLGHKIAFLCVARGNPRPHITWYKDGSEIFTHQYLHIHEWQMGRDKIKSKLEIDPATQMDAGVYECTADNMYSIDRRSFKTDFSIAFD, encoded by the exons ATGTATATTGAAAAGTCCGTTGTTATTTTGATTCTGATCGCTATTTTTGGGATCATCGAAGCTAGAAGAAGTAGAGGTAGGAGTAGAACTAAATCTAAA TTTCAAATTGGTCTACCCATCACTGGAAAATACAGGGATCCCGAATCTGAtcaatattataacaataataac GGAGCAAAAATAACGTTGGCTTCACATTTTGACTATGAATATGTACTGGGACATAAAATAGCATTTTTATGTGTAGCTAGAGGCAACCCTCGGCCGCATATTACTTGGTACAAAGATGGCAGCGAAATATTCACACACCAATACTTGCAT ATACACGAATGGCAAATGGGAAGGGacaaaataaaaagcaaattaGAAATAGATCCAGCAACTCAAATGGATGCAGGTGTATACGAATGTACGGCAGATAATATGTATTCCATAGACAGAAGGTCGTTTAAAACTGATTTCAGCATTGCTTtcgattaa